A window of the Elusimicrobiota bacterium genome harbors these coding sequences:
- the malQ gene encoding 4-alpha-glucanotransferase, translating to MHPLLEKKHTGILFPLFSMRSKKDWGIGDISAMALWFDSFSAMGIDLLQVLPVNEMPPGVSCPYTALSAFAIDPIYIAVPEIEELAGFPDLAGEMRSHGFQTEIRNLRRSKHVLYEEVRHLKFAFLWKIYTHFHERHILKDTQAAKDFFAFTKENSAWLDDYALFRRLKDTHNWSSWTHWETPLKTHDGAALKELESREENQVLYFKYLQWLVHRQWKKARLKAASLNIKILGDLPFMVNQESSDVWARQAEFDISKEVGAPPDAFSETGQKWGLPAYNWPEIEKNNFDWWRSKVKKAADFYDFFRIDHMVGFFRTWVIPHDAAHKADFDIKDEKGQRERGERFLKAVISAGPMLPVAEDLGLIPKFVYQSLSELGVPGYKVMRWEKEKDGNYRSPENYPRVSLATTSTHDNEPLADWWDTVDHVEKKLFWKMISGEDSKPPAFHKAQWQMLRKILKAASAIVVLPMQDIMGIKDRVNTPSTLGLHNWTWRFNTPAEHFLKKHAGLVCEFKKLVGEERK from the coding sequence ATGCACCCATTACTTGAAAAGAAACATACCGGGATATTGTTCCCCCTTTTCTCCATGCGTTCAAAAAAGGACTGGGGGATAGGCGATATTTCAGCCATGGCCCTGTGGTTCGACTCTTTCAGCGCAATGGGGATAGATCTTCTGCAAGTCCTGCCTGTAAACGAAATGCCGCCGGGAGTATCGTGCCCGTACACGGCTTTAAGCGCTTTTGCAATAGACCCCATTTATATCGCCGTGCCCGAAATTGAGGAGCTCGCCGGCTTTCCGGACCTGGCAGGGGAAATGCGCTCCCACGGTTTTCAGACGGAGATCAGAAACCTGCGGCGTTCAAAACACGTACTTTACGAAGAAGTCCGCCACCTGAAATTTGCTTTTCTCTGGAAAATTTACACCCATTTCCACGAGCGGCACATTTTAAAAGACACGCAGGCGGCCAAAGATTTTTTCGCCTTCACGAAAGAGAATTCGGCCTGGCTTGACGATTACGCCCTTTTCAGACGCCTGAAAGACACGCATAACTGGTCCTCATGGACGCATTGGGAAACCCCGCTTAAGACCCACGACGGCGCGGCGCTGAAGGAACTGGAAAGCAGGGAGGAAAACCAGGTTCTTTATTTCAAATACCTGCAGTGGCTGGTTCACCGTCAGTGGAAAAAAGCAAGGCTTAAGGCGGCCTCTCTTAATATAAAAATACTTGGCGACCTGCCTTTCATGGTGAACCAGGAAAGCTCGGATGTGTGGGCGAGACAGGCGGAATTCGATATTTCAAAGGAAGTGGGCGCTCCGCCCGACGCTTTCAGCGAGACGGGGCAGAAATGGGGCCTTCCGGCTTATAACTGGCCTGAAATAGAAAAAAATAATTTTGACTGGTGGCGCTCAAAGGTAAAGAAGGCCGCGGACTTCTACGATTTTTTCAGGATAGACCACATGGTGGGCTTTTTCAGAACCTGGGTGATACCCCATGACGCGGCCCATAAGGCAGATTTTGACATTAAAGACGAAAAAGGCCAGCGTGAAAGAGGGGAGCGTTTTCTTAAGGCCGTTATTTCCGCCGGACCCATGCTGCCGGTGGCCGAAGACCTGGGCCTTATCCCGAAGTTCGTCTATCAGTCTCTTTCCGAACTTGGCGTGCCCGGCTACAAGGTAATGCGCTGGGAAAAAGAAAAGGACGGAAATTACAGGTCCCCGGAAAACTATCCGCGGGTATCGCTTGCAACCACCTCGACCCATGACAACGAACCTCTGGCCGACTGGTGGGACACCGTTGACCATGTTGAAAAAAAACTTTTCTGGAAAATGATCTCCGGCGAAGATTCCAAGCCGCCCGCCTTCCATAAGGCGCAGTGGCAGATGCTGCGAAAAATACTGAAGGCCGCCTCCGCCATTGTGGTGCTGCCCATGCAGGATATTATGGGCATTAAAGACCGCGTTAATACCCCCAGCACCCTGGGCCTACACAACTGGACCTGGCGCTTTAACACCCCGGCTGAGCACTTTTTAAAAAAGCATGCCGGGCTTGTCTGCGAATTTAAAAAACTGGTCGGCGAGGAGCGCAAGTGA
- a CDS encoding TRAP transporter TatT component family protein, which translates to MAYGLWLTAMSMLSACSLNRFVVRQTANIIDGGLPAVFSQSDPQYVKEALPGNLQLMEILLQNDPSNRKLLINAAQGFCGYALMFIEDENPERASIFYAKGGAYASRALKGVKPETACKADVPPLFWQTFCKASYINLNRDKPEAVAELPDIEPAAEKILALDPDYYYNGAQSILGAYYSIRPRILGGDPEKAKAHFELALKGAGEGFLLNRFMYAKMAAVAAQDAGLFENLLNAVLTAEPKDGSTRLPDEVAKIKAKKLLEKKDELF; encoded by the coding sequence ATGGCTTATGGCTTATGGCTTACGGCGATGAGCATGCTTTCGGCATGCTCATTAAACCGCTTTGTGGTTCGCCAGACGGCGAATATAATAGACGGCGGCTTGCCGGCGGTTTTCTCACAAAGCGACCCGCAATACGTTAAAGAAGCCCTGCCGGGCAACCTGCAATTAATGGAAATACTGCTGCAAAACGACCCCTCAAACCGCAAACTTCTGATAAACGCCGCGCAGGGTTTCTGCGGCTACGCCCTGATGTTCATTGAGGACGAAAACCCGGAACGCGCCTCCATTTTTTACGCCAAAGGCGGGGCCTACGCTTCGCGCGCTCTTAAAGGCGTTAAGCCGGAAACAGCATGTAAGGCCGATGTCCCCCCGCTTTTCTGGCAGACCTTCTGCAAGGCCTCATACATAAACCTCAACAGGGACAAGCCGGAAGCCGTGGCCGAACTGCCGGACATCGAACCGGCGGCCGAAAAAATACTGGCGCTGGACCCGGACTATTATTATAACGGGGCACAGAGCATTCTGGGCGCTTACTATTCCATACGCCCCCGCATACTTGGCGGCGACCCTGAAAAGGCCAAGGCGCATTTTGAACTGGCGCTGAAAGGAGCCGGCGAGGGCTTCCTTTTAAACCGCTTCATGTACGCGAAAATGGCCGCCGTGGCGGCGCAGGACGCGGGACTTTTTGAAAATCTCCTTAACGCCGTGCTGACTGCGGAACCCAAAGACGGCTCCACGCGCCTGCCGGACGAGGTGGCTAAGATCAAGGCGAAAAAATTACTGGAGAAAAAAGATGAATTGTTTTAA
- the dctP gene encoding TRAP transporter substrate-binding protein DctP — protein MVKFATVAPDGSTWMKAMKQFTDETTAKTAGRVKFKIYPGGVSGEDKDVVRKIRLGQLQAAGFTGVGIGEIAPEARILDTPFLFKNAKEIDHIYKTLDSDFRKIFETRGYILLGWAEVGNVNIFSTSPVTKPEDLKAVKMWIWEGDPVAEATFAALGIKPIPLSITDVMTSLQTGMINGVYGSPLSVIAMQWFARMKYVFSMPIANAAGAVVISKKAFDTLSQEDRKTMLELGDKYFKALTAQSRKDNEQSLKILRAKKLAFTDPAGPAVIAEFERDGAEARQSLVGKLYSKELLEKVEDALKTFRAGKKS, from the coding sequence GTGGTCAAATTCGCGACGGTGGCGCCGGACGGTTCCACCTGGATGAAAGCTATGAAGCAGTTCACCGACGAAACCACGGCAAAAACAGCGGGGCGCGTGAAATTTAAAATTTACCCCGGCGGCGTATCAGGGGAAGACAAAGACGTGGTAAGGAAAATACGCCTCGGCCAGCTGCAGGCGGCCGGTTTTACCGGAGTGGGCATAGGCGAAATCGCCCCCGAAGCGCGCATACTGGACACGCCTTTCCTTTTCAAGAACGCCAAAGAAATAGACCATATCTACAAAACGCTGGACTCCGATTTCCGCAAAATTTTTGAGACGCGCGGCTATATCCTGCTGGGCTGGGCGGAAGTGGGCAATGTTAATATTTTTTCCACTTCGCCGGTAACAAAACCGGAAGACCTGAAAGCGGTCAAGATGTGGATATGGGAAGGAGACCCCGTAGCGGAGGCCACCTTCGCGGCCCTCGGGATCAAGCCCATACCGCTTTCTATAACCGACGTAATGACCTCCCTGCAGACCGGCATGATAAACGGCGTTTACGGCTCTCCACTTTCCGTGATAGCCATGCAGTGGTTCGCCCGCATGAAATATGTTTTCTCCATGCCCATAGCGAACGCCGCGGGAGCCGTGGTAATTTCGAAGAAGGCTTTTGACACCCTGTCGCAAGAGGACCGGAAAACGATGCTTGAGCTGGGGGATAAATATTTTAAGGCTCTCACCGCGCAGAGCCGCAAGGATAACGAACAGTCGCTCAAGATCCTGCGGGCCAAAAAACTGGCGTTCACCGACCCCGCCGGCCCCGCGGTTATTGCCGAATTTGAACGCGACGGCGCGGAAGCCCGGCAGTCGCTGGTCGGCAAGCTTTACTCAAAAGAACTGCTGGAAAAAGTGGAGGACGCCCTTAAAACCTTCCGCGCCGGCAAAAAAAGCTAG
- a CDS encoding TRAP transporter small permease subunit, whose protein sequence is MRRVFKFEDYFVKAEKTLVVVLIFAMVGMSFTQVLLRLLLHSGIVWLDPLMRHMVVWAGLTGAALAARYSSHFALEAFVKFAPRALRRPLEILAGLFTIAASLLLFYAAYKFIKDEFAAGSVAFYINRLAVSAGWSEIIMPAAFALIAFHTLIGLFRERTASVAPGMGNIEIK, encoded by the coding sequence ATGCGGAGAGTATTCAAATTTGAGGATTACTTCGTAAAGGCGGAAAAGACCCTGGTGGTCGTCCTTATTTTTGCCATGGTGGGGATGTCGTTTACGCAGGTGCTTCTGCGCCTTCTGCTCCATTCCGGCATAGTCTGGCTGGACCCTTTGATGCGCCACATGGTGGTGTGGGCGGGCCTTACCGGGGCGGCGCTCGCCGCCAGATATTCCAGCCATTTCGCCCTTGAAGCTTTCGTTAAATTCGCCCCGCGCGCGCTGCGCCGCCCGCTTGAAATACTGGCGGGCCTTTTTACCATTGCCGCCTCCTTGCTGCTTTTTTATGCCGCCTATAAATTCATAAAGGACGAATTTGCCGCCGGCTCCGTGGCTTTTTATATAAACAGGCTGGCCGTCTCAGCCGGCTGGTCGGAGATAATAATGCCCGCCGCCTTCGCGCTGATCGCTTTTCATACCCTGATAGGACTTTTCAGGGAAAGGACGGCTAGTGTAGCGCCCGGAATGGGAAATATAGAGATTAAGTGA